The window GAAGAAATGCTGATCGAGAAATTGTAGATCATCCTGGTGCCGTGGTAATCTTGGCTGAAAAAGAGCAGCAGAAAATAATACTGGTCAAACAATTTCGTAAAGCAGTTGAAGAATTTTTATTAGAACTGCCCGCCGGAACTATTGAACCATCAGAAAAGATAATCGATTGTGCCAGGAGAGAATTAGAAGAAGAGACTGGTTATTTAGCAAATAAATGGCAAAAAATTTTTGAATTTTTCTCAGCTCCTGGTTTTTGCAGTGAGAAATTAACTCTTTATTTTGCCAGGGACCTCATTCAGACTAAAAGTAATACTGATCAGGATGAATTTATAGAAATAATAGAAGTTAATAAAGTTGAAATTAGCAAATTAATAAAAAATAAGAGGATTAGAGATGCTAAATCTTTAGTTGGAATTTTATGGTGGCTGAATAAATGAGAGAAAAAGAACAGAATCACTATTTTGTGGACTTACATGTTCATATCGGGAGAAATGAGAATAATTTACCGGTTAAGGTAACTGCATCTCGAGATTTAACTTTTGCCAATATTGCCAGAGAATGCCAGATTAGAAAAGGAATTGATATTGTCGGTATTGTAGATTGCGCTTCTCCCCGGGTCATCGAAGATATCGAAGCTATGATACATTCAGGAGCAATGGAAGAATTGCAGGATGGAGGATTGCGTTATCGGAATACAGTAACAGTTATTTTAGGCTCAGAGATAGAAACTAAAGAAATTAATGGAGGTTTGTCTCATCAGATTGCTTATTTCCCATACTTTGCTGATATACGTGAATTCAGTAAAAGAATGAGCAAGATGGTAACTAATTTAAATTTAAGTTCTCAGAATAGCAGAATGACTGCTCAGGATTTTTTTAATATGGTGAACAGTTTAGGTGGCATAGTTATTCCTGCCCATGCTTTTACTCCTTATAAGAGTGTTTTTGGTAGTTGTGCTGCTCATTTGAAGGAAATTTTTATTTCCTCAACTTTAAAAAAAATACCGGCTATTGAATTGGGACTGAGCTCAGATACTTTTCTCGCTGATTACTTAATCGAACTATCTGATTTTACCTTCTTAACCAATTCTGATGCCCATTCTCTGCCTAAGATTGGTCGGGAATATAATATAATACAAATGGAACAGCCGACTTTTAAAGAATTGTTGATGGCTTTAAGGAGAGAATCGGATAGAAAGGTAATAGCAAATTATGGTCTTGATCCTAAACTGGGGAAATATCACCGCACTTTTTGTGATGAATGTAATACTACTGCCAATGGCTTACCACCGATATTTTATTGTGAAAAATGTGGTAGCCAAAGAGTCACTAAAGGTGTACTGGATAGAATTATGGAAATAAGTAATAATCGTAATACAGTATCACCATCACATAGACCACCATATTATCATCAGGTTGCTCTTGATTTTGTTCCAGGAATTGGTAAAAAAACCAGGGAAAAGTTATTTAGCTATTTTGGGACAGAGATGAATATTCTTCATAAGGCTACTCTGCAGGAATTAAGTCAGATTGTTGGTTTTAAAATTGCTACAGATATTTTATTAGCTCGAAAAGGTGAATTATCACTAATCCCTGGTGGTGGTGGACAATACGGAAAAGTGAATAAAACAAATGTAAAGGAAGATTTTTCAGGTAGCCTGTTTTAATCTAAAATTTTGATATAAAAAAACAAGAAATATAGAATTATAATTGCAATCATTCTTATTGTTATTTACAGCTTATAATAGGAATGATTTTTTTAAATTTTTAAATATTAATAAAAAAATAAATAAAAAGAAGGATATTTGATTTATTTGTAGAAGTAAATAGTAGAAGATATTCTTTAGAGAGGAACTTTGATTTGATAAGATATTCGGAAGAAATATTAGATGAAATTAGAAATAGGATAGATATCATTGCTATTATTTCTGAGTATGTTCCCTTAAAGAAGAGTGGAAAAAGCTATAAGGGGCTTTGTCCTTTTCATCAGGAAAAGACTCCCTCTTTTATGGTTGA is drawn from Atribacterota bacterium and contains these coding sequences:
- a CDS encoding NUDIX hydrolase; its protein translation is MSREKIPEKTFESERIYSGRIIKLRKDIVILPNGRNADREIVDHPGAVVILAEKEQQKIILVKQFRKAVEEFLLELPAGTIEPSEKIIDCARRELEEETGYLANKWQKIFEFFSAPGFCSEKLTLYFARDLIQTKSNTDQDEFIEIIEVNKVEISKLIKNKRIRDAKSLVGILWWLNK
- a CDS encoding endonuclease Q family protein, whose translation is MREKEQNHYFVDLHVHIGRNENNLPVKVTASRDLTFANIARECQIRKGIDIVGIVDCASPRVIEDIEAMIHSGAMEELQDGGLRYRNTVTVILGSEIETKEINGGLSHQIAYFPYFADIREFSKRMSKMVTNLNLSSQNSRMTAQDFFNMVNSLGGIVIPAHAFTPYKSVFGSCAAHLKEIFISSTLKKIPAIELGLSSDTFLADYLIELSDFTFLTNSDAHSLPKIGREYNIIQMEQPTFKELLMALRRESDRKVIANYGLDPKLGKYHRTFCDECNTTANGLPPIFYCEKCGSQRVTKGVLDRIMEISNNRNTVSPSHRPPYYHQVALDFVPGIGKKTREKLFSYFGTEMNILHKATLQELSQIVGFKIATDILLARKGELSLIPGGGGQYGKVNKTNVKEDFSGSLF